The nucleotide window GGTCGTGGACGGTCGCCTGGAGCAGCCCGAGCCGCTTCGCCATCCCGGTGGAGTACGCCTCGATGCGGCGGTCGACGGCGTCGCCCAGCCCCGCCGCCGACAGTGCGGCCTCGGCGTCGACCGACAGCCCGCGGATACCGGCCGCGTACTCCAACTGCTCGCGACCGGTGAGTTCCTCGAACAACGGCGGCTCCTCCGGGAGGAACCCCACCTCGCGGGTGACGGCCCGCCGGTCGGTGACGGGGACGCCACACACTTCGGCCGTGCCGGCCGTCGGCGCCACGAGCGTCGCCAACAACCGCATCGTCGTCGTCTTACCGGCGCCGTTGGGGCCCAGGAGGCCGTACACCTCTCCGGCCGGAATCGAGAGGTCGAGTGACGCCACCGCGACCGTCTCGCCGTACTCCTTCCGGAGCCCCTCGGTCTCCACCACCGGCCCCCCTCCGCCAGACATACCCCTCGGTATCGGACCCGGAGACGTAAATCCGCCGCCCCGTCGCCACCCCACCGGCGCGACGACTGATCGACGGCGTGAGCGGCGTTGTGACCGACGGACGGCGAGAACGGGCGGAGTGTCGTGGGCCGACGCGGGGCGTGGGCCGGAGAGGGGCGGAGGGACCGC belongs to Halobaculum sp. MBLA0143 and includes:
- a CDS encoding ABC transporter ATP-binding protein: MSGGGGPVVETEGLRKEYGETVAVASLDLSIPAGEVYGLLGPNGAGKTTTMRLLATLVAPTAGTAEVCGVPVTDRRAVTREVGFLPEEPPLFEELTGREQLEYAAGIRGLSVDAEAALSAAGLGDAVDRRIEAYSTGMAKRLGLLQATVHDPALLILDEPTSGLDPRAARRVRETIRTVAGRGTTVLLSTHVLPVAEAVSDRVGVFVDGRLRAEGPPTELRDRREDLEDAFMRLTDDHAGAGPAALSTND